One window from the genome of Sphingomonas lacunae encodes:
- a CDS encoding Zn-ribbon domain-containing OB-fold protein has translation MAEGPPPRPLPALTADNTPFWTGGERGELLIQQCGSCAYFIHPPTGFCPQCESRDTAYVPVSGRGFVETFTINHRQWMPGLPDRYVLALVRLAEQADVRLVTNIIDCDPDAVRIDMPVSVRFEQAEDLWIPLFAPAEGTP, from the coding sequence ATGGCTGAAGGCCCACCGCCCCGCCCTCTCCCGGCGCTGACGGCAGACAACACCCCCTTCTGGACCGGGGGAGAACGCGGCGAACTTCTCATCCAGCAGTGCGGTAGCTGCGCCTATTTCATCCACCCGCCCACCGGATTCTGCCCGCAGTGTGAGAGCCGCGACACTGCCTATGTCCCTGTCTCAGGACGCGGCTTTGTCGAAACCTTCACCATCAACCACAGGCAATGGATGCCCGGCCTGCCCGACCGCTATGTCCTCGCGCTCGTCCGGCTGGCCGAACAGGCCGATGTGCGCCTCGTCACCAACATCATCGATTGCGATCCCGACGCCGTCCGTATCGACATGCCCGTCTCCGTTCGCTTTGAGCAGGCAGAGGATTTGTGGATCCCGCTCTTCGCCCCGGCAGAGGGCACGCCATGA
- a CDS encoding thiolase family protein — MTAYPEKQTAITGIGQSKISRGADKSALGLTIDATLQAIENAGLKRSDIDGMACWPGGTGEANGFAPVSIPVLQDALRLKLNWYSNASETSGQFGALFNAIGAIAAGLARHVIVYRTMYEATARKTSFANALSKPGERVYGIFNWYAPYHVYAAALQQALFFNRYVHDSGIRPEHVAQIAINGRRNAALNPAAVYRTPITLDDYMASPVIATPLRLFDCDVPIDGATAIILSHRDAARDLPNPLTWIEAVGSSMHYRNNWVQLDALATQAQPKVAEMMWNRTDLTIKDVDVAELYDGFSYHTINWLENLGVCGRFEAKDFIDGGHRIALDGEFPINTNGGALSAGRMHAYGQVHEACTQLWGLGGDRQVGGRRGRDGPKVAVLTTAGGPLAGSFLLARE, encoded by the coding sequence ATGACCGCCTATCCCGAAAAGCAGACCGCCATCACCGGCATCGGCCAGTCGAAGATCTCGCGCGGCGCGGACAAATCGGCGCTCGGCCTGACCATCGACGCCACACTCCAAGCCATAGAGAATGCCGGCCTCAAACGCTCTGACATCGATGGCATGGCCTGCTGGCCCGGCGGCACGGGAGAGGCCAACGGATTTGCCCCCGTCAGCATCCCCGTTTTGCAGGACGCACTGCGGCTCAAACTCAACTGGTATAGCAACGCATCGGAAACATCAGGGCAGTTTGGCGCGCTGTTCAACGCCATCGGTGCCATTGCCGCCGGCCTTGCCCGCCACGTCATTGTCTATCGCACCATGTATGAGGCGACAGCCCGCAAGACGAGCTTTGCCAATGCGCTCAGCAAGCCGGGTGAGCGCGTCTATGGCATCTTCAACTGGTATGCTCCCTACCATGTCTATGCCGCCGCCCTGCAACAGGCGCTGTTCTTCAACCGCTATGTCCACGACAGCGGCATCCGCCCCGAACACGTGGCGCAGATAGCCATCAACGGCCGCCGCAATGCCGCGCTCAATCCCGCCGCTGTCTATCGAACGCCGATCACGCTCGATGACTATATGGCCTCCCCCGTCATCGCCACGCCACTGCGCCTGTTCGATTGCGACGTGCCGATTGATGGTGCGACCGCCATCATCCTCTCACACCGCGACGCGGCGCGCGACTTGCCCAACCCGCTGACCTGGATCGAGGCGGTCGGCAGCTCGATGCACTATCGCAACAACTGGGTTCAGCTCGATGCCCTCGCCACACAGGCCCAGCCCAAGGTGGCAGAGATGATGTGGAACCGCACTGACCTGACGATCAAGGACGTCGATGTCGCCGAACTCTATGACGGGTTCAGTTATCACACGATCAATTGGCTCGAAAATCTGGGTGTATGTGGCCGGTTCGAGGCCAAGGATTTCATCGACGGCGGGCACCGCATCGCGCTTGATGGGGAGTTTCCGATCAACACCAATGGCGGCGCGCTCTCGGCGGGGCGGATGCATGCCTATGGTCAGGTGCATGAAGCCTGCACCCAGCTCTGGGGCCTTGGCGGCGACCGTCAGGTCGGGGGACGCAGGGGCCGCGACGGACCAAAGGTCGCGGTGCTGACCACTGCCGGCGGCCCGCTCGCCGGCAGCTTCCTCCTCGCTCGGGAATGA
- a CDS encoding SDR family NAD(P)-dependent oxidoreductase: MSAEGEFAGKVAVITGGGRGLGKAFGEALAARGATVVLIDLDGKVAAAAAAGMGGRAVGLNGDVADEAGMAALMDRIAAEHGGIDLLINNAGIHSAEANEFIGTLGIARTRRMFDVNVWGVIHCCLAARPHMAGRQGAAVINIASMAAYGAQKAYGVTKLAVRGLTMSFAHEFAGDGIRVNAIAPGLILTDTIRAELAQPVIEHVTAMQIIPRPGEERDIVETMLWLASDRSSFVTGETIRVSGGVTLQI, encoded by the coding sequence ATGTCGGCTGAGGGCGAATTCGCCGGCAAGGTCGCGGTCATCACCGGCGGCGGGCGCGGATTGGGCAAGGCCTTTGGCGAGGCCTTGGCAGCACGGGGCGCGACGGTTGTCCTGATCGATCTTGATGGCAAGGTTGCGGCTGCCGCCGCTGCGGGCATGGGCGGACGGGCGGTGGGGCTGAACGGTGATGTTGCCGATGAGGCTGGCATGGCGGCGCTGATGGACCGCATTGCTGCCGAACATGGCGGCATTGACCTGTTGATCAACAATGCCGGCATCCATTCGGCGGAGGCCAATGAGTTTATCGGCACGCTGGGCATCGCGCGGACGAGGCGGATGTTTGACGTCAATGTGTGGGGTGTGATCCATTGCTGTCTGGCGGCGCGGCCGCATATGGCCGGGCGGCAGGGGGCGGCGGTCATCAACATAGCGTCAATGGCCGCTTATGGCGCGCAAAAGGCCTATGGCGTGACCAAGCTGGCGGTGCGTGGGCTGACCATGTCCTTTGCCCATGAATTTGCCGGGGATGGCATCAGGGTCAATGCGATCGCGCCGGGCCTGATCCTGACCGACACGATCCGGGCCGAATTGGCGCAGCCGGTGATCGAGCATGTCACCGCCATGCAGATCATCCCCCGGCCGGGGGAGGAGCGCGACATTGTCGAGACGATGCTGTGGCTGGCGTCGGACCGCTCGTCCTTTGTCACCGGAGAGACCATCCGCGTCAGTGGCGGGGTGACGTTGCAGATCTGA
- a CDS encoding cytochrome P450: MATCPVSRAPADAPPVPAHVPPELVLDTRFASGVVPNDLAEPYRPADVLRDPAFPRIHYYPWPTSGNQHGAWVVTRYEDIRRVYEDIDLFSTEGVAQFQALAGETFPSIPLGIDAPDHGKYRKFLNPWFTPVAMQDMEPRIREVIGPMIDEFAGKGEVDVAYDFGRVFPVKVFLDLMGFPFSMFDQFLEWEWAILHNPDIAAKAEAVRGILAYLRGFIAEKQANPDETLGSYIANGAIDGVPLTPDEQIGMTWFLWLGGLDTVASTVSQMFRRLGMDPALQERIRTDKAVIPTAVEEFLRVQPLVNSGRKVKRDFTWHGVDIKAGDWVTVYNSSGNFDEAQFACPHAFDPDRKANRHFTLSGGPHLCLGSHLARRELRVLLDMWFDRIPSFRIKPGTDTTMTPGLLSIRNLPLVWDVG; this comes from the coding sequence ATGGCGACCTGCCCCGTATCCCGTGCCCCCGCCGACGCGCCGCCGGTGCCGGCGCATGTGCCGCCCGAACTGGTGCTCGACACGCGCTTTGCCAGTGGCGTGGTACCGAATGATCTGGCCGAACCCTATCGTCCGGCCGATGTGCTGCGTGACCCGGCCTTCCCGCGCATCCATTATTATCCCTGGCCGACCAGCGGCAACCAGCATGGCGCCTGGGTGGTGACGCGGTATGAGGATATCCGCCGCGTCTATGAGGATATTGACCTGTTCTCGACCGAAGGCGTGGCGCAGTTCCAGGCACTGGCAGGGGAGACGTTTCCGTCGATCCCGCTGGGCATCGATGCGCCTGATCACGGCAAATACAGGAAGTTCCTCAACCCCTGGTTCACGCCTGTCGCCATGCAAGACATGGAACCGCGCATCCGCGAGGTCATCGGGCCGATGATCGACGAATTCGCCGGCAAGGGCGAGGTGGATGTCGCTTATGATTTCGGCAGGGTATTCCCGGTCAAGGTCTTCCTCGACCTGATGGGTTTTCCGTTCAGCATGTTTGACCAGTTCCTCGAATGGGAATGGGCGATCCTGCACAATCCGGACATAGCCGCCAAGGCCGAAGCGGTGCGGGGTATCCTCGCCTATCTGCGTGGCTTCATTGCCGAAAAGCAGGCCAATCCTGACGAGACGCTGGGCAGCTATATCGCCAATGGGGCGATTGACGGCGTGCCGCTGACCCCTGACGAGCAGATCGGCATGACCTGGTTCCTGTGGCTTGGCGGGCTGGACACGGTCGCGTCGACGGTCAGCCAGATGTTCCGGCGTCTCGGCATGGACCCGGCGTTGCAGGAACGCATCCGCACCGACAAGGCGGTGATCCCGACGGCGGTCGAGGAATTTTTGCGGGTGCAGCCGCTGGTCAATTCGGGCCGCAAGGTGAAGCGCGATTTCACCTGGCATGGCGTCGACATCAAGGCTGGCGACTGGGTGACGGTGTACAACAGCTCTGGCAATTTCGACGAGGCGCAATTCGCCTGTCCCCACGCATTCGACCCGGATCGCAAGGCCAACCGCCACTTCACCCTGTCTGGCGGGCCGCACCTGTGCCTCGGTTCGCATCTGGCGCGACGCGAACTGCGCGTGCTGCTCGACATGTGGTTCGACCGTATCCCCTCGTTCCGGATCAAGCCGGGCACCGACACGACGATGACGCCGGGCCTGCTCTCCATCCGCAACCTGCCGCTGGTGTGGGATGTCGGCTGA
- a CDS encoding SDR family NAD(P)-dependent oxidoreductase, with product MSGPAPRTRCHIIVGGTAGMGAAAARQLLCDGDRVAIIGRDPDRAGAVAAALSDGALGDGSDAGGLAAAIGRCIERLGRIDGLAVTAGPIHSRGDVLTLTDEDWAESFETQLMTTVRAIRAVLPTMIAQGEGSIVTLSAYSIRSPKPVLTHYAAMKSAIVTLTKSIAKSHGADGIRANCIAPGAIATEALDGARKAAASAGAGDDNAALWQVMRDQWGMKAALDRIGEPQDVGELIAFLLSSRARYMTGALINIDGGTDF from the coding sequence ATGAGCGGTCCAGCCCCCCGGACGCGATGCCACATCATTGTTGGCGGGACGGCTGGCATGGGCGCCGCCGCTGCCCGCCAGCTGCTTTGCGACGGTGACAGGGTTGCGATCATCGGTCGCGACCCTGACCGTGCCGGGGCGGTGGCCGCCGCGCTGTCGGATGGCGCGCTGGGCGATGGCAGCGATGCCGGTGGACTGGCCGCGGCAATCGGCCGCTGCATCGAGCGGCTGGGGCGGATTGACGGGTTGGCGGTGACCGCCGGCCCGATCCACAGCCGGGGCGATGTATTGACGCTGACCGATGAGGATTGGGCGGAGAGTTTCGAGACGCAGCTGATGACGACGGTGCGGGCGATCCGGGCGGTGTTGCCGACCATGATCGCGCAGGGCGAGGGATCAATTGTTACCCTGTCTGCCTATTCCATCCGCAGTCCCAAACCGGTCCTGACCCATTATGCGGCGATGAAATCGGCGATTGTCACGCTGACCAAATCGATCGCCAAAAGCCATGGAGCCGATGGCATCCGCGCCAATTGCATCGCGCCGGGCGCGATTGCGACCGAGGCACTGGATGGTGCGCGGAAGGCTGCGGCGAGTGCCGGTGCCGGCGATGACAATGCCGCCCTGTGGCAGGTGATGCGCGACCAGTGGGGCATGAAAGCCGCACTGGACCGGATCGGTGAACCACAGGACGTTGGCGAGCTGATCGCTTTCCTGTTGTCTTCACGCGCCAGGTACATGACCGGCGCCCTCATCAACATTGATGGTGGAACGGATTTCTGA